A single window of Channa argus isolate prfri chromosome 2, Channa argus male v1.0, whole genome shotgun sequence DNA harbors:
- the dmxl2 gene encoding dmX-like protein 2 isoform X4, whose amino-acid sequence MHLHQVLTGAVNPGDCCYSVGSVNDIPFTAYGSGCDLVILASDFECVQIIPGAQNGNIQVGCVECSHQLGRIAASYGNTVCIFEPLSTNPNKRHKHLNYQWQKTGQFFLDAITYNLAWDPQGNRILAATERLQLWAPPLADALIEEEDGQMTEDRPHPVLNDWNCVWQCKTAASVHIAKWSPDGEYFATIGKDDCLLKVWYPTTGWRSAVVVQDPSDKKPFPVHFSFVYLAHPRSVTGMSWRKTSKYMPKGSVCNVLLTSCEDGVCRLWSETLLPEDSLLGGQISENTHSFSSSLPGLAGNKDKIQHALESIHHLKHLRRGRRRSSALVAHSELLPSQLGTQDMHTHRHIAHHANALCHFHISASINPNTDIPPVLADSASFNADDGSGGGGFMVHWLNNKDLSFTSSMDLFMLQLRKLSEQQLDQTTEDPPDPEGSPMKFEFDLDDISDKASSEPGEEGEPGEQGSTKASSPGSSSSMPLPSMLLERKMEILITEWNKSPDMLFTIHPADGSFLVWHVKYLDEFNQGIFRQVQVSFSSRIPVAFPTGDANSLSKNILMYACTLTEGESAGAVEQQRMVQRVKRSASASAGFGSPALAPSTNPHPGISPAVMMVSKHVDGSLNQWAVTFAERSAFSNVLTVSHKFRYCGHRFHLNDQACHTVLPLLLTTSHHNALLTPPSAPSSLEGEQPPTFPLPKGLPSRKQLRNAATRTFHDPNAIYSELILWRVDHIGPLSCTGGVSELARINSLHTSAFSNVAWLPTLVPSSVLGTYCNSASACFVASDGKNLRLYQAVVDARKLLDELSDPETSKLVGEVFNIVSQQSTARPGCIIELDVITNQCGANTQLLHVFQEDFILGYKPHKELDAYTPVFPSGEDFQPAPFSEKFFLVVIEKDLNKNSVLQMWHLHLKSVQACVDEPSPEFSFQSQLMVPNQGVNADSSPETSPIRPLPRSASTANLQSASKLILSSKLVYSKRLDLPHGVEVTRATPSAGHLSSSSIYPVCLAPYMIVTTCSDSAVRFWHCAVETDDRYREDAQDNRVYRWEPWALMNEEEDNNSAVCVPGRPVAVSCSYIGRLAVAFKQPRQGQLQGSREDFSMHVSIYECESTGGSEWVLEQTVHLDDFTRPTSTLDPRVSVDSNLFVYSRSDLYMSRDHSSPNIKHYVHLDWLSKEDGSHILTVGVGSNILMYGRISGIVNEQTGSKEGVAVITLPLGGSIKQGIRSRWILLRSVDLLSSVDGTPSLPVSLSWVRDGILVVGMDCEMHVYAQWHQDKKPGEGDEGNLSSSDIAGGQITGSSSVTEGRSRSKSVFEGSAAVDEGLRAPAGLQEGGLFEAAHSLSPTLPQYHPNQLLELMDLGKVRRAKAILAHLVKCIAGEVAVVRDVEAGEGGARRHLSRTISVTGSTAKDTIVAGRDGGRDYTEINSIPPLPLYALMLADLDTSYKGLEEAAMGTKVAEGEGPKKSTEDQYVDLFQVPTVTTDDFVNFATDKPEKKSRVINLSQYGPTYFGQEHAQVLSSHLMHSSLPGLTRLEQMFLVALADTVATTSAEVNSSTDKEYTGGEALDECGLRYLLAMRLRTCLLTSLPPLYRMQLLHQGLSTCHFAWAFHSEAEEELLNMIPAMQRGDPQWSELRAVGVGWWIRNINTLRKMVEKLGKAAFQRHNDPLDAALFYLAMKKKAVLWGLFRSQHDDKMTQFFKNNFSEDRWRKAALKNAFSLLGKQRFEQSAAFFLLAGSLKDAIEVLLEKMEDLQLAMIVARLYEADFEKSSTCQGLLYEKVLGCNRDGSGYHCSRLHPDPFLRSIAYWIMKNYTKALDTLLERIPKEDNENPDVMVKSCNPVVFSFYNFLRTHPLIIRRHFANSESTAAAVGLTAEKSSADEINLIERKLFFTTANAHFKVGCPVLALEVLSKIPRVMKKSGSSPLSKASSKANLNSSQPLQNGTEGGLDWGSPAVSAIAWGGNDSVGGLDWSQPLVKVEENELNLEWGDDKEDAEDAEDEDEDDGLTMKKPEPETKGHGGSESDGSRLQREDSQGDSEVDVIAEQLKFRACLKVLMTELRTLATGFEVDGGKLRFQLYSWLEKEIAAMHKICNYKVEGKEENSETEHWGDHTGSVDFSDEAQECTEAGAYERHQMERRRLQAKQQHSERRKAWLRKNQALLRVFLSYCSLHGAKGGGVTSVRMELLFLLQESQQETTVKQLQSPLPLPTTLPLLSAYIAPTKTVIANPVLHLSNHIHDILYTITSMEAPPHPDIIDDKVNALHTLAASLSACIYQALCDSHSYSSQADANQFTGMVYQGLLLSERKRLRTESIEEHITPNSAPAQWPGVSSLISLLTSAREEDQPRLNVLLCEAVVAVYLALLIHGLGTHSSNELFRLAAHPLNNRMWAAVFGGGAKVIIKPKRPEAPAVAPPQPPAEDVDRYRRRFNMRMLVPGRPVKETPATPPPVPTERPAYREKFIPPELSMWDYFVAKPFLPLSDSNALYDSDESGAEDDEEDDDDAFLSDTQMTEHSDPNSYSWALIRLVMVKLAHHNVKNFLPLTGLDFTDLPVSSPLSNAVLKTLENWEQLLLERMNKFDGPPPNYINTYPTDLSAGGGPAILRHKAMLEPDNTPFKTKNHQSFPARRLWHFLVKQEVLQETLIRYIFTKKRKQSESIENHMDHISPNCIAGASSPYKVEADLGYPGGKAKIIHKESDIIMAFAINKANSNEIVLASTHDVQEVDVSTLVAVQPYTWIGEDFDKESRSSDDIDVRSSHTNIAQGSSVPFAPPQMPVSASMPWLGSGQTSMGASVIMKRNLNNVKRMTSHPIYQYYMTGAQDGSVRMFEWNRPQQLICFRQAGNARVTRLYFNSQGNKCGVADGEGFLSLWQVNQTSSNPKPYLSWQCHTKTCGDFAFITSSSLIATAGQSNDNRNVCLWDTLISPSNTMVHAFPCHENGATVLQYAPKQQLLITGGRKGFVCVFDIRQRQLLHTFQAHDSAIKALALDAFEDFFLTGSAEGNMKVWKLAGHGLMHSFSNEHAKQSIFRNIGAGVMQVETQPNNRIFTCGADGTLKMRVLPDRYNIPNSLVDTL is encoded by the exons ATTGCTGCCTCCTATGGAAACACAGTCTGCATATTTGAACCTCTTTCTACTAACCCAAACAAACGCCACAAG CATCTTAACTATCAGTGGCAAAAGACAGGGCAGTTCTTCCTCGATGCCATTACCTACAACCTGGCCTGGGACCCACAAG GGAATCGTATCCTAGCAGCAACTGAGCGGCTCCAGCTGTGGGCTCCTCCACTGGCAGATGCCCTTatagaggaggaggatgggcAAATGACTGAGGACAGGCCCCACCCTGTCCTCAATGACTGGAACTGTGTCTGGCAATGCAa AACTGCTGCATCTGTTCACATTGCCAAGTGGTCTCCCGATGGAGAGTACTTTGCAACAATTGGAAAG GATGACTGTTTACTTAAGGTGTGGTATCCTACCACGGGGTGGCGTTCTGCTGTGGTGGTCCAGGACCCCTCTGATAAAAAACCTTTTCCTGTTCACTTTTCCTTTGTTTACCTTGCCCATCCTCGCTCTGTCACTGGTATGTCCTGGAGGAAGACCAGCAAGTACATGCCCAA gggttcagtgtgcAATGTGTTGCTCACCTCCTGTGAGGATGGTGTATGTAGGTTGTGGTCAGAGACCCTACTACCAGAAGATAGCCTGCTTGGGGGACAGATCTCTGAGAACACACACTCCTTCAGCTCTAGTCTGCCAGGCCTGGCAGGCAATAAAGACAAGATTCAGCATGCTTTGGAG TCAATCCACCACCTGAAGCATCTGCGTCGTGGCCGCCGACGGTCCTCTGCTCTGGTGGCACACAGTGAACTACTCCCCTCTCAGCTTGGCACACAGGACATGCACACTCACCGCCACATTGCTCATCATGCAAATGCCCTGTGTCACTTTCATATCTCAGCCAGTATTAACCCCAACACAG aTATCCCACCAGTGCTGGCTGACTCCGCATCGTTCAACGCAGATGATGGCAGTGGTGGTGGAGGCTTCATGGTTCATTGGCTTAACAATAAGGACCTCAGCTTCACTTCTTCTATGGACCTTTTTATGCTGCAGCTCAGAAAACTGTCTGAACAGCAACTGGACCAGACTACTGAGGACCCTCCAGACCCTGAAGGATCTCCTATGAAGTTTGAATTTG ATCTGGACGACATTTCTGACAAAGCCTCCTCAGAGCCCGGGGAGGAGGGGGAGCCAGGGGAGCAGGGAAGTACCAAGGCATCATCTCCAGGCTCCAGCTCTAGTATGCCGTTGCCCTCTATGCTACTTGAAAGAAAGATGGAGATTCTGATCACAGAGTGGAACAAGAGCCCAGACATGCTGTTTACCATCCATCCTGCTGATGGGTCATTTCTAGTTTGGCATGTAAAATACTTGGACGAATTCAACCAAGGGATCTTCAGACAGGTTCAG GTGTCTTTTTCTTCCCGTATTCCAGTGGCATTTCCTACAGGTGATGCCAACTCACTTAGTAAAAACATTCTCATGTATGCCTGCACTTTGACTGAGGGTGAAAGTGCTGGGGCAGTGGAGCAGCAGAGGATGGTCCAACGTGTTAAACGCTCAGCTTCAGCCTCAGCTGGTTTTGGTTCACCCGCTTTGGCCCCCTCTACTAATCCTCACCCTGGTATCAGTCCTGCTGTCATGATGGTCTCCAAGCATGTCGATGGATCTCTCAACCAG TGGGCAGTTACATTTGCTGAGCGTTCTGCTTTCTCCAACGTTTTGACCGTATCTCACAAGTTCCGGTACTGCGGCCATCGCTTCCATCTGAATGATCAAGCCTGCCACACAGTGCTGCCACTGCTACTCACCACTTCACACCATAATGCCCTGCTTACCCCTCCCTCAGCCCCTAGCAGCCTGGAAGGAGAGCAGCCACCTACCTTTCCCCTACCAAAGGGACTTCCCAG CAGGAAGCAGCTTCGTAATGCAGCTACTAGGACCTTTCATGACCCCAACGCTATCTATAGTGAGCTGATCTTGTGGAGGGTGGATCACATTGGACCCCTGTCCTGCACTGGAGGGGTCTCTGAACTGGCCCGTATCAACTCTCTGCACACATCTGCCTTCAGCAATGTTGCTTGGCTACCTACACTTGTACCCAGCTCTGTACTCG GAACTTACTGCAACAGTGCTAGTGCCTGCTTCGTGGCATCAGATGGTAAAAACCTGCGTCTCTATCAAGCTGTGGTGGATGCAAGAAAACTACTGGATGAGTTGTCAGATCCTGAAACTTCT AAACTCGTGGGCGAAGTGTTCAACATTGTCAGCCAGCAGTCCACTGCCAGACCTGGATGTATTATTGAGTTGGATGTCATTACTAACCAG TGTGGCGCCAACACCCAGCTACTTCATGTCTTTCAAGAGGACTTCATTCTAGGTTATAAGCCTCATAAAGAACTAGACGCATATACACCTGTCTTTCCATCTGGTGAAG ATTTTCAACCTGCCCCATTCTCTGAGAAATTCTTCCTGGTGGTGATAGAAAAGGACCTTAACAAAAATTCTGTCCTTCAGATGTGGCACTTGCATCTCAAATCTGTGCAGGCCTGTGTTG ATGAGCCGAGCCCAGAGTTTAGCTTTCAGAGCCAGCTAATGGTTCCCAATCAAGGAGTGAATGCAGACTCTTCTCCTGAGACCTCTCCAATCAGACCCCTACCACGGTCAGCATCTACAGCAAACCTGCAATCAGCCAGCAAACTCATCCTCAGCTCCAAGCTGGTGTACAGCAAACGGCTTGACCTGCCCCATGGGGTAGAGGTAACCAGGGCTACTCCCTCTGCAG GTCATCTCAGTTCCTCCTCCATCTACCCTGTGTGCCTGGCTCCATACATGATTGTTACTACCTGCTCAGACTCAGCTGTACGGTTCTGGCACTGTGCTGTGGAGACTGATGACAGATATAGGGAGGATGCACAGGACAACAGAGTGTATCGCTGGGAGCCTTGGGCACTGATGAATGAGGAAGAAGACAACAATAGTGCAGTTTGTGTTCCAGGGCGGCCTGTAGCTGTGTCCTGCTCCTATATTGGTAGGCTGGCTGTAGCCTTTAAACAGCCACGACAAGGACAG CTGCAGGGTTCTCGAGAGGACTTCTCTATGCATGTGTCCATTTATGAGTGTGAGTCTACTGGTGGGTCAGAGTGGGTTTTGGAACAAACTGTCCACCTGGATGACTTTACCAGACCAACATCAACTCTGGATCCAAGAGTCAGTGTAGACTCCAACCTCTTTGTCTACAGCAG GTCCGATTTGTACATGAGCAGAGACCATAGCTCCCCCAACATTAAGCACTATGTTCACCTGGACTGGCTGTCGAAAGAGGATGGCTCTCATATCCTTACTGTGGGAGTTGGATCAAACATTCTTATGTATGGCCGTATCTCTGGCATCGTCAATGAGCAGACTGGCAGTAAAGAAGGGGTGGCTGTCATCACCCTTCCTCTAGGGGGCAGTATCAAACAGGGGATCCGCTCACGCTGGATCTTGCTTCGGTCTGTGGACCTCCTGTCTTCTGTGGATGGCACGCCgtctctgcctgtctccctTTCCTGGGTGAGGGACGGCATCCTGGTGGTGGGCATGGACTGTGAAATGCACGTTTATGCCCAATGGCACCAGGACAAGAAGCCTGGTGAGGGGGATGAGGGTAACCTGTCATCCTCAGACATTGCTGGGGGTCAAATCACGGGTTCCTCTTCTGTAACTGAAGGGAGATCCAGATCCAAAAGTGTGTTTGAAGGGAGTGCTGCAGTTGATGAGGGCCTCCGTGCTCCCGCAGGGCTTCAGGAAGGGGGACTGTTTGAGGCAGCTCACTCTTTGTCTCCAACTCTACCCCAGTACCATCCAAACCAACTACTGGAACTCATGGACCTGGGCAAGGTTCGCCGTGCAAAG GCCATTCTTGCACACCTGGTGAAGTGTATTGCAGGGGAAGTTGCTGTAGTGAGGGATGTGGAGGCAGGTGAAGGTGGAGCTAGAAGACATCTGTCCCGTACCATCAGTGTGACTGGCAGCACAGCAAAAGACACCATTGTGGCTGGCCGTGATGGGGGCAGGGACTACACAGAGATAAATTCTATCCCTCCCCTGCCACTCTATGCCCTCATGTTGGCTGACCTAGACACCTCTTATAAGGGATTAGAAGAGGCTGCAATGGGAACTAAGGTGGCCGAGGGTGAAGGACCAAAAAAATCCACAGAGGACCAATATGTTGACCTCTTCCAG GTGCCAACAGTTACCACTGATGACTTTGTAAACTTTGCAACTGACAAACCAGAAAAGAAGTCTCGAGTAATTAACCTCTCTCAGTATGGCCCCACCTACTTTGGACAAGAGCATGCTCAG GTATTGTCCAGTCACTTAATGCACTCAAGCTTACCAGGGCTGACCAGACTAGAGCAGATGTTTTTGGTGGCTTTGGCTGATACTGTTGCAACCACCAGTGCTGAGGTCAACAGTTCTACTGATAAAGAGTACACAG gTGGTGAGGCACTTGATGAGTGTGGCTTGAGGTATCTGCTGGCCATGCGTCTTCGTACCTGCCTGCTGACCTCTCTACCCCCCCTCTACCGCATGCAGCTGCTCCACCAGG GCTTATCAACATGCCACTTTGCATGGGCCTTCCACTCAGAAGCTGAGGAAGAGCTGCTTAATATGATCCCAGCCATGCAGAGAGGAGACCCACAATGGTCTGAGCTCAGAGCTGTTGGAGTGGGTTGGTGGATACGCAATATTAACACTCTGCGGAAAATGGTGGAGAAG TTAGGAAAAGCTGCATTCCAAAGACACAATGACCCATTAGATGCTGCACTGTTCTACTTAGCCATGAAGAAGAAAGCAGTCTTGTGGGGACTCTTTAG GTCTCAACATGATGACAAAATGACACAGTTCTTCAAGAACAACTTCAGTGAAGATCGCTGGAGAAAAGCAGCGCTGAAAAATGCTTTCTCCCTGTTGGGAAAGCAGCGCTTTGAACAGTCTGCTGCCTTCTTTCTACTGGCTGGATCACTCAAAGATGCCATAGAG GTGCTGTTGGAAAAGATGGAGGATCTTCAGTTAGCCATGATAGTGGCAAGACTGTATGAGGCTGACTTTGAGAAGTCGTCCACTTGCCAAGGCCTCCTTTATGAGAAGGTCCTGGGCTGTAACAGAGATGGAAGTGGTTACCACTGTTCCAGGCTGCACCCTGATCCATTCCTCCGCAGCATAGCCTACTGGATCATGAAGAATTACACCAAAGCCCTGGACACATTGTTGGAGCGAATCCCTAAAGAAGATAATGAGAACCCTG ATGTGATGGTGAAATCTTGCAACCCTGTGGTCTTTAGTTTCTATAACTTCCTGAGGACACATCCTTTGATCATCCGTCGCCACTTTGCAAATTCAgaaagcacagcagcagctgtgggcCTGACTGCTGAAAAAAGCAGTGCAGATGAAATCAACCTTATTGAGCGCAAACTATTCTTCACTACTGCCAATGCACACTTCAAG GTGGGCTGCCCTGTTCTGGCTCTGGAAGTGCTTTCCAAGATTCCAAGAGTTATGAAGAAATCTGGTTCCTCGCCTCTCAGCAAAGCCTCATCCAAGGCCAACTTAAACTCAAGCCAACCCTTGCAAAATGGCACTGAGGGAGGTTTGGACTGGGGCTCGCCAGCTGTGTCTGCCATTGCCTGGGGAGGAAATGATAGTGTGGGTGGGTTGGATTGGAGCCAGCCTTTAGTCAAAGTTGAGGAAAATGAGCTGAATCTGGAATGGGGAGATGACAAGGAAGATGCTGAAGATgctgaagatgaggatgaggacgaTGGTCTGACTATGAAGAAACCAGAGCCTGAGACCAAAGGACATGGGGGCTCAGAGAGTGATGGGTCCAGACTCCAAAGGGAGGACTCACAG GGTGATTCCGAGGTGGATGTGATAGCAGAGCAGTTGAAGTTCCGAGCCTGTCTAAAGGTCCTGATGACAGAGCTGCGTACACTTGCCACAGGCTTTGAGGTGGATGGAGGGAAGCTCCGTTTTCAGCTATATAGTTGGCTGGAGAAGGAAATAGCAGCCATGCATAAGATCTGCAACTACAAg GTAGAGGGAAAGGAGGAAAATTCAGAAACAGAGCACTGGGGAGACCATACAGGGTCAGTGGACTTTTCAGATGAGGCCCAAGAGTGTACAGAGGCCGGAGCCTATGAGCGTCACCAGATGGAGCGACGCCGTCTTCAGGCCAAGCAGCAGCACTCTGAGAGACGCAAGGCATGGTTGAGAAAGAACCAGGCCCTGTTGAGGGTGTTTCTGTCCTACTGCAGCCTTCATGGAGCCAAGGGAGGTGGAGTCACCTCTGTTCGCATGGAGCTCCTGTTCCTTTTGCAGGAGAGCCAGCAG GAGACCACAGTGAAGCAGCTGCAGtctcctctgcctctgcctACTACGCTGCCTCTGCTGTCAGCTTACATTGCCCCCACAAAAACGGTCATAGCTAATCCTGTACTCCACCTCAGCAACCACATTCACGACATCCTCTACACCATCACCTCCATGGAGGCCCCGCCACATCCTGATATCATAGATGATAAG GTTAACGCTCTACACACGCTAGCTGCATCTTTGTCTGCTTGTATCTATCAAGCACTATGTGACAGCCACAGCTACAG CAGTCAGGCAGACGCCAACCAATTTACAGGGATGGTGTACCAGGGCCTGTTGCTCAGTGAGAGGAAAAGACTTCGCACAGAAAGCATTGAAGAACACATAACTCCTAACTCTGCTCCTGCACAGTGGCCAG GTGTGTCGTCCCTGATTTCTCTGTTGACGTCTGCCAGGGAGGAGGACCAGCCAAGactcaatgtgctgctgtgtgaagCGGTCGTGGCTGTTTATCTAGCACTGCTTATTCATGGCCTGGGCACTCATAGTAGCAATGAACTCTTCCGTCTGGCTGCACATCCGCTCAACAATCGCATGTGGGCTGCTGTGTTTGGAGGAGGGGCTAAAGTCATTATTAAGCCAAAGAGGCCTGAGGCACCAGCtg TGGCTCCCCCTCAGCCACCAGCAGAGGATGTAGACCGATACAGACGTAGGTTCAACATGAGGATGCTCGTTCCTGGACGCCCTGTAAAGGAGACACCGGCCACCCCACCTCCTGTTCCCACAGAGAGACCTGCCTACAGAGAAAAGTTCATTCCTCCAGAACTGAGCATGTGGGACTACTTTGTGGCTAAA CCCTTCCTGCCACTGTCAGACAGCAATGCTCTGTATGACTCGGATGAGAGTGgtgcagaggatgatgaagaagatgatgacGATGCCTTCCTTTCTGACACACAGATGACAGAGCACTCTGACCCCAACTCCTACAG CTGGGCTCTGATTCGCCTGGTCATGGTAAAACTGGCTCATCACAATGTCAAGAACTTCCTTCCTCTCACTGGCCTTGACTTCACAG ACCTGCCAGTCTCCTCCCCCCTTAGTAATGCTGTGTTAAAGACTTTAGAGAACTGGGAACAGCTTCTGCTAGAGCGAATGAATAAGTTTGATGGCCCGCCTCCAAACTACATTAACACTTACCCCACTGACCTCAGTGCCGGAGGTGGCCCTGCCATACTCCGACACAAGGCCATGCTGGAGCCAGACAACACACCCTTCAA GACAAAGAATCACCAGTCTTTTCCAGCCCGTCGTCTTTGGCATTTTCTGGTCAAACAGGAGGTTCTACAGGAGACTTTGATTCGTTACATCTTTACTAAGAAAAGGAAGCAGAGCGAG TCTATAGAGAACCATATGGACCATATAAGCCCAAACTGCATAGCGGGAGCTAGCAGTCCTTATAAG GTAGAGGCAGATCTGGGCTACCCAGGAGGAAAAGCTAAAATCATTCATAAAGAGTCTGATATAATCATGGCATTTGCCATCAATAAG GCTAACTCCAATGAGATAGTGTTGGCCTCCACTCATGATGTCCAGGAGGTGGATGTGTCAACTTTAGTGGCCGTCCAACCCTACACCTGGATAGGGGAAGACTTTGATAAGGAGTCCCGCAG ctctgACGACATAGATGTTCGTTCCTCTCATACCAACATTGCTCAGGGTAGCTCTGTCCCCTTTGCACCACCTCAGATGCCAGTCTCTGCATCCATGCCATGGCTTGGCAGTGGGCAAACCAGCATGGGAGCAAGTGTG attatGAAGAGGAATCTGAATAATGTGAAGAGAATGACATCCCATCCCATTTATCAGTATT acatgACAGGGGCTCAGGACGGTAGTGTGAGAATGTTTGAGTGGAACAGACCTCAGCAGCTCATTTGCTTTAGACAAGCAGGCAATGCCAGAGTCACTCGGCTTTATTTCAACTCCCAGGGCAATAag TGTGGAGTCGCTGATGGAGAGGGCTTCCTCAGTCTCTGGCAGGTCAATCAGACATCATCCAACCCCAAACCCTACCTG AGTTGGCAATGCCACACTAAGACCTGTGGTGATTTTGCCTTCATCACGTCCTCCAGCCTAATTGCCACTGCAGGACAGTCCAATGATAACAG aaatgtttgcCTGTGGGATACTTTGATTTCACCAAGCAATACCATGGTCCATG CCTTCCCCTGCCATGAGAATGGGGCCACTGTGCTACAGTATGCTCCTAAACAGCAGCTGCTGATCACTGGAGGCAGAAAGGgctttgtgtgcgtgtttgacATCCGCCAAAGGCAGCTGCTTCACACTTTCCAGGCCCATGACTCAGCCATAAAAGCCCTCGCACTGGATGCTTTTGAGGACTTCTTCCTCACTGGCTCTGCAGAGGGCAACATGAAG GTGTGGAAGTTAGCCGGCCACGGGCTCATGCATTCTTTTAGCAACGAACATGCCAAGCAGTCCATCTTTCGCAACATCGGTGCCGGTGTGATGCAGGTGGAGACACAGCCCAATAATCGCATCTTCACCTGTGGAGCAGACGGCACCCTGAAAATGAGGGTCCTCCCTGACCGCTACAATATCCCCAACAGTTTGGTTGACACCCTGTAA